In Patescibacteria group bacterium, a genomic segment contains:
- a CDS encoding D-alanine--D-alanine ligase family protein: MKTIGVFFGSRSTEHDVSIITGQLIISGLCGLGYDVVPVYITRDGEWMIDESLGKLASFTDPKVRIEEKTSFKQYLLDLQNSRGKMVFKKKGIVGKSITIDLAFPAFHGAYGEDGTIQGLFEMLDVPYVGCDVASSAISMDKALTKQLCEVNGIPTTKYGVFRKKDWDSNKKFIVDRIQKMKWPVFVKPVHLGSSIGIAKVKDEKDLENKIEVALYYDDKVLVEEGVDNLMDVTCCIIGNDDLTASELQESVFQAELFDFEEKYLKDGGAQLGKAESGLVIPARLDRGMTKKIQEMAKKVYTSVGCCGIARVDFLLDKKTNEVFANEINPLPGTVYHHLWEKSGVPLHDLLSKLIKFAEEKHAAKKDFTHTFKSALLSGLNSSKMGIKGGKLKQ, translated from the coding sequence ATGAAAACAATTGGTGTATTCTTTGGCAGCCGGAGTACCGAGCACGATGTTTCAATTATTACCGGCCAGTTGATAATTTCCGGACTTTGTGGACTAGGGTATGATGTAGTTCCAGTATATATCACGCGCGATGGTGAATGGATGATTGATGAATCTTTGGGCAAACTTGCCAGTTTTACCGATCCCAAGGTGAGGATAGAAGAAAAAACCTCCTTCAAACAATACCTTCTCGACCTTCAGAATTCGCGCGGGAAAATGGTCTTTAAGAAAAAGGGGATTGTTGGGAAATCGATCACAATCGATCTCGCTTTTCCGGCTTTTCATGGAGCATATGGCGAGGATGGGACAATACAGGGATTGTTTGAGATGTTGGATGTTCCCTACGTCGGTTGTGATGTGGCGTCCTCGGCAATTTCAATGGATAAAGCACTTACCAAGCAACTTTGTGAAGTAAATGGAATTCCGACAACTAAATATGGAGTTTTCCGTAAAAAAGATTGGGATTCGAATAAAAAATTCATTGTCGATCGAATCCAAAAAATGAAATGGCCGGTTTTTGTGAAACCCGTACATCTTGGATCCTCAATCGGCATTGCGAAAGTGAAGGATGAGAAGGATCTAGAAAATAAAATTGAAGTCGCGCTTTATTACGATGACAAAGTCTTGGTTGAAGAGGGGGTCGACAACCTTATGGATGTGACTTGCTGCATTATTGGCAACGATGATTTAACGGCTTCAGAACTGCAAGAATCTGTTTTTCAGGCAGAACTTTTTGATTTCGAGGAAAAGTACCTAAAAGATGGTGGCGCACAGCTCGGGAAAGCGGAATCGGGGCTGGTAATCCCTGCGCGCCTTGATAGGGGAATGACAAAGAAGATTCAGGAAATGGCGAAAAAAGTATATACTTCTGTTGGTTGTTGTGGGATTGCCCGGGTCGATTTTCTTCTTGATAAAAAAACTAACGAAGTTTTTGCAAATGAGATCAATCCCCTGCCTGGCACCGTTTATCACCACCTCTGGGAGAAAAGCGGAGTGCCACTCCACGATCTTTTATCAAAGCTTATTAAATTTGCTGAAGAGAAGCACGCGGCAAAGAAAGATTTCACCCATACATTTAAATCAGCTCTCTTGTCTGGCCTTAATTCCTCGAAGATGGGAATAAAGGGCGGCAAATTAAAACAATAA